One segment of Castanea sativa cultivar Marrone di Chiusa Pesio chromosome 3, ASM4071231v1 DNA contains the following:
- the LOC142628202 gene encoding F-box protein At1g67340, which translates to MRTRRGLCYPRVVEDKNMRVVKRRRDFAAEQVSYRKRSRNSSDIAGKRDLFDSLPDDLVISILCKLSSSATCPSDLANVLLTCRRLNGLGLNSLVLSKTSQKTFAIRAKNWSEFAHRFLKLCADAGNVEACYTLGMIRFYCLHNRGSGASLMAKAAISSHAQALYSLAVIQFNGSGGSKNDKDLRAGVALCARAAFLGHIDALRELGHCLQDGYGVRQNITEGRRFLVQANARELAAVFATSTNPTRPLFTWNPLPLPHPHPHPRTVNSGGGGGGGCPLLSDFGCNVPAPEAHPANRFMSEWFAARAGIPGPGLRLCSHVGCGRPETRRHEFRRCSVCGTVNYCSRACQALDWKMKHKAECTPTERWVDEDGDGDGNGNGNGDNGGGVGGGEDGVNGYDDVMPDS; encoded by the exons aTGAGAACAAGGAGAGGGCTTTGTTACCCAAGAGTTGTTGAAGATAAGAACATGAGAGTTGTGAAGCGAAGGAGAGATTTCGCCGCCGAACAAGTTAGCTACCGGAAAAGAAGCCGGAATTCTTCTGATATCGCCGGAAAGCGTGACTTGTTCGATTCCTTGCCGGACGATCTCGTCATTTCCATTCTATGCAAACTTAGCTCCTCCGCCACTTGTCCCTCCGATTTAGCCAACGTTCTCCTCAC GTGCAGGAGGTTAAACGGTTTAGGACTCAATTCCTTAGTGTTATCAAAAACTTCTCAGAAAACGTTCGCCATTAGAGCCAAGAACTGGTCCGAGTTCGCTCACCGCTTCTTGAAACTCTGCGCCGATGCCGGAAACGTCGAAGCCTGTTACACTCTCGGCATG ATTCGATTTTACTGTTTACATAACCGAGGAAGCGGGGCTTCTCTAATGGCCAAAGCGGCGATTAGCTCTCACGCGCAGGCACTGTACTCGCTCGCCGTGATTCAGTTTAACGGCAGCGGAGGCTCCAAAAACGACAAGGACTTGAGGGCCGGCGTGGCTTTGTGTGCGCGTGCGGCTTTTCTCGGCCACATCGACGCGCTTCGCGAGCTTGGTCACTGTCTCCAAGACGGTTACGGCGTTCGCCAAAACATAACCGAAGGTCGCCGATTCCTCGTCCAAGCCAACGCAAGAGAACTCGCGGCGGTGTTTGCCACATCCACCAACCCCACGCGCCCTCTCTTCACGTGGAACCCACTTCCTCTCCCACACCCACATCCTCATCCACGAACCGTGAACAGTGGCGGAGGCGGTGGCGGCGGTTGCCCCTTGTTAAGCGATTTCGGCTGCAACGTTCCGGCCCCAGAGGCTCACCCGGCGAACCGGTTCATGTCAGAGTGGTTCGCGGCTCGGGCTGGGATTCCCGGACCGGGTTTGAGGCTGTGTTCGCACGTGGGATGTGGGAGACCGGAAACTAGGAGACACGAGTTTCGTCGGTGCTCAGTTTGTGGAACCGTGAACTACTGCTCACGCGCTTGCCAGGCGCTTGATTGGAAGATGAAGCACAAGGCGGAGTGTACACCAACGGAACGGTGGGTCGACGAGGACGGCGACGGCGACGGAAACGGTAACGGGAATGGAGATAACGGTGGTGGTGTAGGAGGAGGCGAAGACGGAGTTAATGGGTACGATGATGTCATGCCAGACAGTTGA
- the LOC142627765 gene encoding uncharacterized protein LOC142627765, with amino-acid sequence MGFVMEFAENLILKLMEDPKERDKKFREHVYAVKDRCAKTKEMWSYPLRPYGFWTFEQHNVQLRRDAQISEVLGRRDVYDDVLRTALGHSMNE; translated from the coding sequence ATGGGATTTGTAATGGAGTTTGCGGAGAATTTGATTCTGAAGTTGATGGAGGACCCTAAGGAGAGGGATAAGAAGTTTAGGGAGCATGTGTATGCAGTGAAGGATCGCTGCGCCAAGACCAAGGAGATGTGGAGTTACCCTCTTCGTCCATACGGGTTCTGGACCTTTGAGCAACACAATGTTCAGCTGAGGAGGGATGCACAGATCAGCGAGGTGCTTGGTCGTAGGGACGTTTATGATGACGTCCTTCGCACAGCCTTAGGACACTCAATGAATGAATAA
- the LOC142628204 gene encoding REF/SRPP-like protein At1g67360: MDTNTMQEMEIERRMKRELKHLGFVRMVAIHALVCVSNIYDYAKQNSGPLRSTVSTVESAVTTVVGPVYRKIQGVPDDLLVFLDDKVDEATHKFDEHAPPLAKQVVSKTNNLIHKASQKAHKLVNEAQTGGPRAAVHYAVSEYKQFLLSQSVKIWVGLNQCSPFHKVAVKAVPAAAHWLEKYNHLVKGLTQKGYPIFGYMPLVPVEEISKAVKQGEAGKKGDTAASSGHKSDSSDSD; the protein is encoded by the exons ATGGACACTAATACCATG CAAGAGATGGAGATTGAGAGAAGGATGAAGAGGGAACTGAAGCACTTAGGGTTCGTGAGGATGGTGGCGATTCACGCGCTCGTCTGCGTCTCCAATATCTACGATTACGCCAAGCAAAACTCGGGGCCTCTCAGATCCACCGTCTCTACCGTCGAATCTGCCGTCACCACCGTCGTGGGCCCTGTCTACAGAAAAATCCAAGGCGTTCCTGATGATCTCCTTGTTTTCCTTGACGACAAG GTAGATGAAGCTACACACAAGTTTGATGAGCATGCTCCGCCATTGGCAAAGCAGGTTGTAAGTAAAACTAACAATTTGATTCACAAGGCATCTCAAAAGGCTCATAAACTTGTAAATGAGGCTCAAACTGGGGGTCCTCGTGCTGCTGTGCATTATGCTGTTTCAGAGTATAAGCAGTTCCTTCTATCTCAAAGTGTGAAGATATGGGTTGGACTGAACCAGTGTTCACCATTCCATAAGGTGGCAGTGAAGGCTGTGCCTGCGGCTGCTCACTGGTTGGAGAAATACAACCATTTGGTGAAGGGCTTGACCCAGAAGGGTTATCCTATCTTTGGCTATATGCCTTTAGTTCCTGTTGAGGAGATATCCAAGGCAGTTAAGCAGGGTGAGGCTGGAAAGAAAGGAGATACAGCTGCATCTTCTGGACATAAATCAGATTCTTCTGATTCAGATTAA